The genomic stretch TAAAGCTCATAGAGGAGAAGGGCTTCGCGGCGGTGGGGGAAAATGGCGCAGCAGTCAAGGCTTGAGGAGATACTGAAGGCCGGATCCCTTGAAGAGATTCTCGGGACGGCGGTACCATACTCCAAGGAGATAGAGCTCCGCGGTGAAATCACCGAGGACGTCATCAGGGAGGTATCCCGCATAAAGAACGAACCGGAGTGGATGCTCAGGCACCGCCTCAAGGCCCTTGAGCTGTTCCATAAGCTTCCAATGCCCAAATGGGTGGTTGGGATAGAGGAGCTTGACCTTGAGAGCTTCTCCCTCTACTCGAAGCCGGAGGTGGGGGACGAAGTTAGGGACTGGGACGATTTACCTGAGAACATCAGGAGGACCTTTGAGAGGTTAAACATTCCGGAGATAGAAAAGAGGTTTCTATCGGGCCTTACTGCCGTCTTCGACAGCGAGAGCGTTTACTCCCAGCTCAAGGAGGAGTTCGAGAAGAAGGGCATCATCATGCTCCCCATGGAGGAGGCCGTCCAGAAGTACCCCGACCTTGTGAAGAAGTACTTCGGGAGGGTCTTTCCGGCAGGGGAGCACAAGTTTTCCGCCTTACACCACGCCCTCTGGAGCGGTGGGGCGTTCGTCTACATCCCCAAAGGAGTTAGGGTGCCCTTCCCGATAGAGGCATTCTTCGTCATCGGCTCGGCTCTGGAGGGGCAGTTCGAGCACACACTCCTCATAGCCGATGAGGGGAGCTACGTCCACTTCATAGAAGGCTGTTCGGCGCCGA from Thermococcus sp. encodes the following:
- the sufB gene encoding Fe-S cluster assembly protein SufB encodes the protein MAQQSRLEEILKAGSLEEILGTAVPYSKEIELRGEITEDVIREVSRIKNEPEWMLRHRLKALELFHKLPMPKWVVGIEELDLESFSLYSKPEVGDEVRDWDDLPENIRRTFERLNIPEIEKRFLSGLTAVFDSESVYSQLKEEFEKKGIIMLPMEEAVQKYPDLVKKYFGRVFPAGEHKFSALHHALWSGGAFVYIPKGVRVPFPIEAFFVIGSALEGQFEHTLLIADEGSYVHFIEGCSAPMYKGFSFHDGMVEIYAHRNATVKFTTIQNWSRNVINFNNKRAIVEENAYVEWIEGSIGSHITYTYPSSVLKGEGARTAQYVVSLSNGPYLKDTGAKTWHLAPNTSSKIVSKSISANGGINIYRGLVRILKGAKNSTATVSC